DNA sequence from the Asticcacaulis sp. AND118 genome:
CGAAATGGGCATGGGCCCCATCCCGCCGAACAGCGTGCTGGTGTTCAAGATTCAACTGATCGGCATTCAGCCCTAAAACTAAACAGCCTTAGCCGCTGCGCGCGCCGATATCAGGACGGAGGCGACCGCCGTCAGGGTGTCCGGTGCGGCGTCGTTGGCGCAGGCCGCCGCGACCGTGCCGGTTTTGGGATCGACCAGCACCTCACCGTACCAGATCGTGTTCGACCCGTTGTGCCATAGCGCGCCGTCCGGACGCACCATCCAGCCCAGCGCGTAGGTATCGCCGAAGTGCGGTGTGTGCAACGCGCCCCAGCTTTCGCTTTTCAGGAAGCTGGCCGGACGATCACGGTGGGCCTTCAGATATAACAGCATATCCGGCACCGACATGTGTACGCGACCCGCTGGCCCCAGCGCCACAGGGTTGTCGTTGGGCTGGCCCGATCCGGGGCCGATCGGTTTGCGCGTATGGCCCTGTACGGCGTGACCCAGCGGCTGATCGATCTCACGCGGACGTCCCGGTGCGCCATAGCCGGCGCTCTCGATCCCCAGCGGCGTGAACAGCTCTGTCTGCATCAACTCTTCCCAGCTCTTGCCGGTCAGTTGCTCCAGCATCGCACCGGCGATGATGTAGCCGTTATTGGCGTAGACATTCTGTGCGCCGAGCGGCCCGACGGGCTTCTGCTTCAACGCGGCCAGCGCCCATTTGCGGCGCTCCGGGCGCGGGTCGGGCAAAGGATCGCGGCTATAGAAGACCATATTCATCAGATCGAGATTCGGCTGCAAACCGGCGCGGTGACTCAGCAGGTGCAGCAGGGTGGCGTCGCGATAGGCCGCGGACACGGGGCTGCCGCGTTCGTCGAGCACTTCGCCCACCGTGGTCTTCCACTGGATCGTCCCCGCCTCGACCAGACGCGCACAGAGGGTCGCGGTCATCGATTTGGTGATCGAACCCCAATGCCACTGATCTTCCGGCTGCACGACAATCTCGTCCTCGCTGGAGCGCGCCCCGACGGCGTAAAATTCCGCGTGGTCCCCGCGTGTCCACGCCGCCGCCATGGCCGGCGTATAGGCCGCCAGCCGCTTGTCATTGAGTAGGTCGCGCGTCAGCGGCGGATAGACCGGCTCAGGCGCGGCCTCGGCCACCTCTCCGCGCGTGAAGCGCATCGCCATGGCCTGTCCTTGGGTGAAGGTCCCGTCGATATGGCGCGCGTCGCTCAGCATCCCGTCGAATTTTGCCTTGATGGCGGCAAAGGCCAGCCTGATGCGCTCGTCTTCGATGGAGACGCTGGTCGCCGGAATACGCGCATTGCCCTGATCGACGCTGAACAGGGTCACGCCCTTGGCGTCAATCTCCAGACGCAAGGTCAGGCGCACAGGCCCGGCGTCGAGTATACCTGTCCAGCGCCCGTAAAAGGGGCTGTCGGCCGCCACCGCACGCGTCGCACCTACCAACCCGAATGCCGCCAGAAGCGACTGCATGTGCCGGCGTGTCATCATCGAAAAGCCTCCCCGAATAGGCTCACACCATAATGACATGCGGTATTGGGTCGCTACTGAAATAATTGTAATGCGGCGCCCGACCGCAAGAGCTAAGATAGGCGCATGAATACGCAGGCAGATCTCATCATCGTCGGAGCCGGTATGGCCGGTATGACCGCGGCTCTGGCCCTGGCCAAGGGCGGACTGAAGCCGCTTCTGGTCGAGCGTCAGCCCCTGTCGGAGCAGACCGAGCCGACCTTCGACGGCCGCGCCTCGGCCATCGCCTATTCGTGCTTCCGGCAATGGCAGGCGCTCGGCGTCAGTGACGCGCTGGAGCCTCTGGCCTGCCGTATGGACGAGATCGTCGTCACCGACGCCCCTCTGCCCGGTGCGGCGACGCCGCGCCCTTCGCCGTTTTTTCTGCACTTCAATGCGGGGGAAATCTCAGACCGGTCCGGCAACGAACCCCTGGGCTACATGCTGGAAAACCGCCATATCCGCGCCGTCCTGTACGAGGCCGTGCTGAAGGCCGGTATCCGTGTCATCTGTCCGGCCAGCGTCACCGGCATCGAGGAAACCGCCACCCGCATCACGCTGACGCTGAGCACCGGCGAGACTCTGACCGCGCCGGTGGCCGTGGCCGCCGAAGGTCGCAAGTCGGGCCTGCGTGAGTATGCGGGCATCAGGACTATCGGCTGGGATTACGGCCAAAGCGCCGTCGTCGCCACGGTGAAGATGCAATACCCGCACAACCACGTGGCCTACGAGTATTTCCTGTCGTCAGGCCCCTTCGCCATACTGCCGCTGACCGATAATCGCGCCTGCCTCGTCTGGTCGGAAAGTCATGCCAAGGCCAAGGCCCTGTTGCAGGTGCGCCCGGAACTGTTCCACGCCCATCTGATGCAGCGCTTTGGCGATTTTCTGGGTGAAGTCGAACTGGCCGGGCCGAAATTCATCTATCCACTGTCGATGGCGCTGGCCGAAAACATGTATCGCGGGCGCATCGCGCTACTGGGCGACGCGGCGCACGGCATCCACCCCATCGCCGGTCAGGGCCTCAATCTGGGTCTGAAAGACGCGGCGGCCTTTGCCGAAGTTATCATCGAGGCGGCGCGTCTGGGCGAAGACCTCGGCTCGGAACTGGTGCTGGAGCGCTATGCGCGGTGGCGGCGGTTCGAGAACGTCTCGACCTCGATGATCATGGACGCCTTCGTGCACCTGTTCTCGAACAACAATCCGCTAATCCGCCCGCTGCGCGATCTGGGCATGGGCATCGTTAACAATATCGGTCCCGCCCGCCGCTTTTTCATGGAAGACGCCGGCGGCGCGACGGGCGACCTGCCGAAATTGCTGCGTGGCGAGTTAGTCTAGGCCGCGCCAATTACGCCCGCCAGCAGACGCGCCTCCGCCGTCCGCGACGAACCGGCGCGCCAGATGACGACGATATCGCGATAGGCGTGGTCCGAATGCAATGGACGAATGGCCACCGACGAACGATCGGTAATACCGGATTCGATAGCCATGCCCGGCAGCAGCGAGACCCCCAACCCGGCATCGACCATCTGGACCAGCGTATTGAGCGAGGTTGCCGCGAAACCGCCATTGAGCGACTGATTGACCTCGGCCGCACCCGGCGCGTTCCACTGACAGGCGGCCAGCGCATGGTCGCGCAGACAATGCCCGTCTTCCAGCAGGATCAATTCCGTGGATTTCAGCGCGTCCGGTTCGACCTGATCCGCGTGCGACAACGGATGGTCCTTCGGCATGACGGCCAGGATTTCATCCTTGCAGATGAAGGCGTGATCGAGTCCGCTGAGATCGTAAGGCAGGGCGATGACCGCCGCATCCAAACTCCCGCTCTTGAGCGAGGCAATCAGGCGCGAGGTCTGGTCTTCGCGCAGGAACAGCCGCAATTGCGGAAACTCCTGACGCAGTTTCAGCAAGGCCTGCGGCAGCAGAAACGGCGCGATCGTCGGAATGACTCCCAACCGAAAACGCCCGGCCAGAGGGCTGTTGGCGCCCTTGGCGGCTTCGACCAGATCTTCGGTGCGCGCCAGTATGTCTTCGGCTCGGCGCAGGATGTCTTCACCGATGGCCGTCATGATAACCTGCCCGCGCGAACGGTCGATCAGGCGTACGCCGAGAGCCTTTTCAAGCTCGGCAATGCCGGACGACAGGGCGGGCTGCGAGACGAAGGCGGCTTCGGCGGCGGCGACGAAGCTTTTGTGCTCGTTGAGGAGCTTGAGATAATGAAGCTGGCGCAGGGTCGGTAACATGCGTCCCATATAAGCAATGTCTATCGAAATCGCAAATTGGCGACATCGCCCTTATGCCGAGAGCCCGTGCAGGTCGCAAACCATTCCATAGTGAAAATTTAGGCCGCGTCAGTCAGAATAAGGTTCTGGTTGAAGGAGGTGCTTTATGACCGATCGCTTCGAACAGCAATCCCAGTCCCTTGTGGACTATGCTGAACCCCCGACCGAGCCCTTAAAGGCGCATTCCCTCGAAACAACAGACCCGTCCGTCCCGGATGACGATCTGGGCGAAACGCTAAGCGAGCATAATGCCGGCGATCTGGTGGGACCGGCGACCGGCCCCCTTATCGACGCCAAAGCCGAAGAAGAGGCACTTAAGCCTTTTGCGGTTCGAACCGCCGTGCCTGATCGACCAGCATGATCGGCACGCCCGAACGGATCGGAAAAGCCAGACCGGCAGTCGGTGACAGCAGTTCCTGCGCGGCCTTGTCGTAGGTCAGCGGCCGGCGCGTCACCGGACACACCAGCGCCTCCAGCAGCCGCGGGTCTATTTCCGACGTGTCGGGCACGGGTGAATCGCTGACCGGGGTTTCGATTTCGATATCGGGCATAGAGTTCCCCCCTTAGCTGAACAGCAGCGATGACAGTTTGCGGCGACCGGCCTTGGTGACGTCCGACATCTGACCGGCGGCAGCGAAAATTTTGAACAGGTACTCGCGCGCCTTCTGGTTTTCCCACTCCGGCTCGGCCTTGATGAGGGTCAGAAGCTCGTCGATGGCCGGGGTCAGCTCGCCTTGCCCGGCCAGACCGCGCGCCAGATCGTAGCGTGCCTGATGATCGGCAGGATCGGCATTAAGACGCACGCGGAATTCGTCCAGTTCGGTCGGCGCGCCTTCGGCCAGTTCCAGCGCCGCGCGCAGGCCCTGAATATCGGCGTCCTTGGTGTCGGCCGGGGCCTGATCGAGGACGGCCTTGGCCTGTTCCGGCTGACCGATCTTCATGTACATCTTGGCCACGCCGGCGATAGCCTTGAGGTTCTGCGGATCCTGATCGAGCACGAAGGAATAGGCTTCCATCGCCCCGCCCAGATCGCCCTGTTCGAACGACTGCGCGGCCAAGGCCAGCGCGTCCTCGATCGATGGCGCGCCATCGTCACCACCGACGCCCAGCTTTTCGATGAAGGCTTTCAGTTCCGACTCCGGCTTGGCCCCCATAAAACCATCCACCGGTCGGCCGCCGACAAAGGCGTAGACGGTAGGGATCGACTGCACGCGCAACTGACCGGCGACGGCCGGGTTCTTGTCGACATCGATCTTGACCAGCTTCACCTTGCCATTGGCCTCGGTGACGACCTTTTCCAGCGCCGGGCCCAGTTGACGGCATGGCCCGCACCAGGTGGCCCAGAAATCGACGATGACCGGAACGGTCTGCGAGGCTTCGATCACGTCGGCGACGAAGGTGGCGTCCGAACCGTCGATGATGTGGGGACTGCTGGCCATAATCTGCTCAACCTTTTTAAGTGTCGTTCTTCCTACTCAGGATGGGAAGAGAAGGCAATCTTTGCAAGGTTTTAAAAGCGATATGCCAAAAAGTGTGAGCGGTTTTTGGCGATAATATCGCGATGCTTAAAGTCTATTATTCTGGCGAGGGTTGGCGCGGCGGCTCTCCGGGAGCCTCACCCAGAGGCTCCGGATCTTGGAAGGACTTCAGCGGCAGTTCCGGGATGAAGAGCGTGGCCAGAAGCCCCAGCAACGAGACGAGGAATCCTGCGAACATCACGCCCTTGATGGCGTCCGACACCGTATCGCGGATCACCGGATCGAGCGGTGTGCTGCTCTCCTCTGTCTGGCTGGCTAATGCCATGCGCTCCAGTTCGGCCAGCGACAGAACCTGTTCGTGCGCGGCATCTGCCTTTGGGGCCATGACCATCAGATTGTGCGTCAGCACCGCACCGAACACCGCGACGCCGATGGTCGAGCCGATCTGACGGAAGAACTGCCCGGCGCTGGTCGCCACGCCCAGTTCGGAGCGTTCGACGGCGTTCTGAACCGCCAGATTGAACAGGCTCTGCGCCGGGCCCAAGCCTATGCCGATCAACGCTACGCGCCACACCACGTCCCACGCGCCGGCTATGTTGGGTAGGGTCGCGAGGCACAGCGCGCCGATGGCCGTCAGGGCCGCGCCACCCAGCATGATGAAACGATACTTGCCGAATTTATGCACCAGCAGACCCGACAGAGTCGCCGAACCGATCAGGCCGACGGTCAGCGGCATCAACGCCAGCCCCGAGGTCGTCGCCGACAGGCCGAGCGCCAGTTGCATCAGCAGCGGCAGGAAGGAGACCAGCCCCATGAAGGCCATGAAGATCAGCACCGAGGCGAGATTGGCGCTGGCGAACGTCCGGTTACGGAACAAGGACAGAGACAGGATCGGATTTTCGACCTTCGCTTCGACCCCCAAGAAAGCCACCAAGGCGATGGCGGCGCCGATAAACAGACCCAGCACCAGCGGCGAAGTCCAGCCTGATGTACCGCCCAGACTCAGACCCAGCAGGAAGGGCAGGAAGGCGGCGACCAACAGAACAGCCCCGGCGAAGTCGATCTTGCCGCCCGTGCGGTGCAGCAGCTTCGGCGTCTTGACGAGGATCATAAACAGGGCCAGCCCCGCCAGCGGCAGGTTGATGTAAAACACCCAGCGCCAGCCCGCGACCGGCAGGCCGAACAGGTGGATCGTGCCCATATCGGTGAAAAAGCCGCCGACCAGCGGCCCGACCACGCTGGCGATACCGAAGGTCGCGCCGAACAGCCCGCCCAGCTTGGCGCGCTCACGCGGCGGGTATAGATCGGCGATCACCGCGAAGGCCGAGGTCATCAGCGCCGCTCCACCCAGGCCCTGAATGGCGCGAAACACGATCAGTTGCACCATGCCGCCGCCCAGCAGCGGCAGGTCGCCGAACTCGCCCGCCAGACCGCACAGGCCCGAACCGAGGATGAAGATGACCACGCCGATGACCAGAATCGGCTTGCGGCCATAGATATCCGACAGCTTGCCGTAGATCGGCACCATCACGGTCGAGGCCAGCAGATAGGCCGTCGTCACCCAGGCATAGAGATCGAGCCCCGACAGATGCGCCACGATGCGCGGCATGGCGGTGGAGACGATGGTCTGATCCAGCGCCGAGAGCAGGAAGACGATCATCAGCGCAATGACCGTCACGCGCCGCTCGGCAGAGGTGAAGGTTTGTGCGGTGTCCATGTGCGCTCCCTGTGTTCAATCGTCGTCTAACACAGGCGCTTACCGAGCAACAATCGGTTTCAGGCGGCGTCTCAGCCCTGCATATCGAGCGAATAGCCCGCCGAGCGCACGGTGCGGATCGGATCGTAGTCCGTATCGGCATTGAGCGCCTTGCGCAGGCGGCCGATATGGACATCGACCGTACGGGCTTCGACATAGACGTCGTTGCCCCACACGGCGTCCAGAAGTTGTTCGCGGCTGAACACGCGCTTGGGGTGCTGCATCAGATAGTCGAGCAGCTTGTATTCCGTCGGCCCCAGATGCACATCGCGGCCCGAACGCTGAACCCGGTGCGACAGACGGTCGATGATGATTTCACCGAAGATCACCCGATCTTCCGACAGACCCGGACGGATGCGACGCAGCACGGCGCGGATGCGCGCCACCAGTTCGACCATCGAGAACGGCTTGATCACATAGTCGTCGGCGCCCGTATCGAGGCCGCGGATGCGGTCGGTTTCTTCCGAGCGCGCCGTCAGCATGACGATCGGCAGGTTGCGCGTTTCGGTCTGGGCGCGCAGGCGGCGCGTGACCTCGATGCCCGACACCTTGGGCATCATCCAGTCGCAGACCAGCAGGTCGGGCTGACGTTCGTTGATCATCATGAGGGCTTCGTCGCCGTCGGTGGCGACCCCAACCTCATAGCCCTCTTTTTCGAGATTGTATTGCAGAAGGGTGGACAGGGCGTCTTCGTCTTCGGCGACAATGATGTAGGGCTTCACGCTCATGATGTGCTCTGTATCCCGAGCCTCGGCCCCGTTGGGGAGACGGAGGCGGCGTCTTTAAAAGGTGGAACTTTTCGGGCGATCCTCGACATAGTCTTCGCCCGTGATTTCGTAGTGGATATGCTCGGCCATATTGGTCGCATGGTCGCCGATGCGCTCCAGATTCTTGGCCATGAACAGGATGTGCGTGCAGGCCGAAATGGTGCGCGGATCGCCCATCATGTAGGTCAGCAGTTCGCGGAACAGGGCGTTATAGTGCTCGTCCACCTCGGTGTCCGACGACCACACGGCCATGGCCATGTCGAGCTTGCCCGACTTATAGGCGTCCAGCACGTCGCGCAGGCGCGAGGAGACCAGCTTGCCCATGCGCTCGATCGAACGGGTCAGCGGCGACATCGGCTCGGCTTCGGCGATGACCAGCGAACGCTTGGCGATGTTCTTGGCCAGATCGCCGGTGCGCTCCAGCGACGTGGCGATCTTCATCGCCGCCACCGTCTTGCGCAGGTCGGCCGCCATCGGCTGACGCAGGGCGATCATGCGGATGCACTTGCGTTCGACGTCGCGCTCAAGCTCGTCCAGCTTGCGGTCGCGCTCAATCACGCTCTGCGCCAACGCCACATCACGACGCGCCACCGCCTCGACGGCGTCGGCGACCTGCGCTTCGGCGAGCCCGCCCATCAGCACGACTTCCGCGCTGAGCTGGTCGAGTTCTTCACCGTAGGTTTTGACGATGTGGTTGTTCATAACGCAAATATCCTTGCCCGAAGCCCATATGTTGAATTTGTGACAGGCTTATTACAACACACCGCCCACGACGGCAAAACTGTCATTTTTCTCCCTGAAGCCGATTTAAGCCTGTTTCAGACCTCAAGGTTAAATCGGCTTCAGGACATTGGTTTATCAGCACATTTACACCGGAAAAGTGGTCTCCACTTTTCCGGATGTGCTTCAACGCGCGTTCACAAAGCCGATAACCGGGCTTTCCTTATACCGGCCGGCCTGCGGGAAGCAGGCGCTGAAGCTGGTATAGGTCTCTACCGGTCCCGTCGGCCCGACGTCCAGCCCGCCATAGGGTAACAGGTCCTTGTCGGCGACCGAAGGCTGCGCCACCGACTCGACCACCAGCGCGCCGCGATGGCGGTTGATGATGTGCTTGACGATGGCCAGACCCAGACCGGTGCCCAGACGGTCGCCGGACTTCTGACCCTCGACGCGATAGAAGCGCTCGGCCAGACGCGGCAGGAATTCGCGGCGAATGCCGGGCCCGCGGTCGGTCACGCGCACCACCGTATACCAGGCGTCGCGGCGGTCGGGCCGCAGCAGCACCAGCTTGGACGCCGACGGGTCGCGCGCACCGAAGGCCTCTTCCAGCGTGCAGTCGTTGAAGATTTCCAGCTCTACTGTCGAACCGCGCGGCGCGTATTTCAGCGCATTGTCCGACAGGTTCTGCACCACCTGCAGCACCTGATCGCGGTCGGCGGTCAGGAAATACTGCCCCGGCGGCGGGCCCTTTACGGTCAGCGAGACCTGCTTTTCCTGCGCCAGAATGCTGAGGCCGTCCATCACGTCGCGCGCGCACAGGGCCAGATCGGCCTCGCCCGACGGCGGCACATGCTCGTTCATTTCGATGCGGCTGAGCGACAGCAGATCCTGAATCAGACGGCCCATGCGGTCGGCCTGCGACGCCATGATATTGAGAAACTTGTCGCGCGCCTTGATGTCGTCCTTGGCATGGCCGCGCAGGGTCTCGATGAATCCGGTCAGCGAGGCCAGCGGCGTGCGCAACTCGTGCGAGGCATTGGCGAGGAAGTCGGCGCGCATGCGCTCGATGCGGCGGATGTCGGTTTCGTCGCGGATGACCAGCAGCGACAGGCGTTTCATGCCGCCTTCGGCCACCGGCAGGGGCGAGGTCCAGGCGCGCCAGAACTTGTCCTGCGCGCCGGAGGTTTCGAAAACCGTATCGCGGGCAATGCCGCCGAACAGAGCTTCGTCCACAGCCTCCAGCACTTCGGGATAGCGCAGGGACGAAACGAGCAGACCGCCTTCCTTGACGATGCCGAAGGCTTCGACCGCCGCCGTATTGGCGAAGACGATCCAGCGGCCGGCAATATCGTTGGGCTCGACGCCCGACACGATCATCACCGGATCGGGGATGGCGCGCAGCACCTCCTGAAAGCTGGGGCCTTCCGGCTGAACGCGCACGGGCTCAGGCACAGGCGTGGCGGGGACATCCTGCGTCTTCTGGCGCTGCAACTCTCCGTAGGTCATATAGAGGCTTAAGGTCAGGACACCGACGGCCACCCATATCAGCCACGGCGCCGCGGGCGTCAGGAAGGCAAGCGCGATCAGCACCGTGAGGCCTGCGACCAAGGGCAATACAATACGCTTACGGGGTTGCGCCGCCATATACGCTGGTTCCTGATAATGCGGAGCCCATAAGACTCCGGCGTGCGTTAACAACCTGTTAGCCATCAAGGCCTCCGCCCCGGTTTTTATGCACAGGGGGTAAGCCGATTTGACGACAGGCGCGTGACAGGAAAGTTAAGAAACGCGACAACCGTGCCGATAGCCAGACATGCGGTAATCAGAGAGTTTAAGGCCGGGTCTGACCGGCGCCGCGCACCACATATTTAAAGGTGGTCAATTGCTCGGCCCCCACAGGCCCGCGCGCGTGCATGCGGCCCGTGGCGATGCCTATTTCCGCCCCCAGTCCGAACTCACCCCCATCGGCAAACTGCGTCGACGCGTTCCAGATAACGATGGCCGAATCGACTTCGTTGAGGAAGGCTTCGGCGGCCTCCGGGTCTTCGGTGATGATGGCTTCGGTATGTTGGGTGCCGTAGATGCGGATATGCTCGACCGCTTCCGCGAGGCCGTTGACCACGCGCACGGCCAGCACCTTGTCGAGATATTCGGTGCGCCAGTCGTCTTCGGTCGCTGCCGCCATTGGCTGGATGGCGCGGGCGGCCTCATCGCCGCGCAGTTCGCAGCCCTTGTCGATCAGGGCCAGGGCGATGCGCGGCAACAGGCTGTCGGCCACGGCCTTGTCGATCAGCAGGGTCTCGGTCGCACCACAGACCGAGACACGGCGCATCTTGGCGTTCAGCACGATGGCCACGGCCTTGTCCGGATCGGCGTCGGTGTGGAC
Encoded proteins:
- a CDS encoding serine hydrolase, with protein sequence MMTRRHMQSLLAAFGLVGATRAVAADSPFYGRWTGILDAGPVRLTLRLEIDAKGVTLFSVDQGNARIPATSVSIEDERIRLAFAAIKAKFDGMLSDARHIDGTFTQGQAMAMRFTRGEVAEAAPEPVYPPLTRDLLNDKRLAAYTPAMAAAWTRGDHAEFYAVGARSSEDEIVVQPEDQWHWGSITKSMTATLCARLVEAGTIQWKTTVGEVLDERGSPVSAAYRDATLLHLLSHRAGLQPNLDLMNMVFYSRDPLPDPRPERRKWALAALKQKPVGPLGAQNVYANNGYIIAGAMLEQLTGKSWEELMQTELFTPLGIESAGYGAPGRPREIDQPLGHAVQGHTRKPIGPGSGQPNDNPVALGPAGRVHMSVPDMLLYLKAHRDRPASFLKSESWGALHTPHFGDTYALGWMVRPDGALWHNGSNTIWYGEVLVDPKTGTVAAACANDAAPDTLTAVASVLISARAAAKAV
- a CDS encoding UbiH/UbiF/VisC/COQ6 family ubiquinone biosynthesis hydroxylase, producing MNTQADLIIVGAGMAGMTAALALAKGGLKPLLVERQPLSEQTEPTFDGRASAIAYSCFRQWQALGVSDALEPLACRMDEIVVTDAPLPGAATPRPSPFFLHFNAGEISDRSGNEPLGYMLENRHIRAVLYEAVLKAGIRVICPASVTGIEETATRITLTLSTGETLTAPVAVAAEGRKSGLREYAGIRTIGWDYGQSAVVATVKMQYPHNHVAYEYFLSSGPFAILPLTDNRACLVWSESHAKAKALLQVRPELFHAHLMQRFGDFLGEVELAGPKFIYPLSMALAENMYRGRIALLGDAAHGIHPIAGQGLNLGLKDAAAFAEVIIEAARLGEDLGSELVLERYARWRRFENVSTSMIMDAFVHLFSNNNPLIRPLRDLGMGIVNNIGPARRFFMEDAGGATGDLPKLLRGELV
- a CDS encoding hydrogen peroxide-inducible genes activator, translating into MLPTLRQLHYLKLLNEHKSFVAAAEAAFVSQPALSSGIAELEKALGVRLIDRSRGQVIMTAIGEDILRRAEDILARTEDLVEAAKGANSPLAGRFRLGVIPTIAPFLLPQALLKLRQEFPQLRLFLREDQTSRLIASLKSGSLDAAVIALPYDLSGLDHAFICKDEILAVMPKDHPLSHADQVEPDALKSTELILLEDGHCLRDHALAACQWNAPGAAEVNQSLNGGFAATSLNTLVQMVDAGLGVSLLPGMAIESGITDRSSVAIRPLHSDHAYRDIVVIWRAGSSRTAEARLLAGVIGAA
- a CDS encoding Trm112 family protein, with the translated sequence MPDIEIETPVSDSPVPDTSEIDPRLLEALVCPVTRRPLTYDKAAQELLSPTAGLAFPIRSGVPIMLVDQARRFEPQKA
- the trxA gene encoding thioredoxin; this encodes MASSPHIIDGSDATFVADVIEASQTVPVIVDFWATWCGPCRQLGPALEKVVTEANGKVKLVKIDVDKNPAVAGQLRVQSIPTVYAFVGGRPVDGFMGAKPESELKAFIEKLGVGGDDGAPSIEDALALAAQSFEQGDLGGAMEAYSFVLDQDPQNLKAIAGVAKMYMKIGQPEQAKAVLDQAPADTKDADIQGLRAALELAEGAPTELDEFRVRLNADPADHQARYDLARGLAGQGELTPAIDELLTLIKAEPEWENQKAREYLFKIFAAAGQMSDVTKAGRRKLSSLLFS
- a CDS encoding MDR family MFS transporter encodes the protein MDTAQTFTSAERRVTVIALMIVFLLSALDQTIVSTAMPRIVAHLSGLDLYAWVTTAYLLASTVMVPIYGKLSDIYGRKPILVIGVVIFILGSGLCGLAGEFGDLPLLGGGMVQLIVFRAIQGLGGAALMTSAFAVIADLYPPRERAKLGGLFGATFGIASVVGPLVGGFFTDMGTIHLFGLPVAGWRWVFYINLPLAGLALFMILVKTPKLLHRTGGKIDFAGAVLLVAAFLPFLLGLSLGGTSGWTSPLVLGLFIGAAIALVAFLGVEAKVENPILSLSLFRNRTFASANLASVLIFMAFMGLVSFLPLLMQLALGLSATTSGLALMPLTVGLIGSATLSGLLVHKFGKYRFIMLGGAALTAIGALCLATLPNIAGAWDVVWRVALIGIGLGPAQSLFNLAVQNAVERSELGVATSAGQFFRQIGSTIGVAVFGAVLTHNLMVMAPKADAAHEQVLSLAELERMALASQTEESSTPLDPVIRDTVSDAIKGVMFAGFLVSLLGLLATLFIPELPLKSFQDPEPLGEAPGEPPRQPSPE
- the phoB gene encoding phosphate regulon transcriptional regulator PhoB, which produces MKPYIIVAEDEDALSTLLQYNLEKEGYEVGVATDGDEALMMINERQPDLLVCDWMMPKVSGIEVTRRLRAQTETRNLPIVMLTARSEETDRIRGLDTGADDYVIKPFSMVELVARIRAVLRRIRPGLSEDRVIFGEIIIDRLSHRVQRSGRDVHLGPTEYKLLDYLMQHPKRVFSREQLLDAVWGNDVYVEARTVDVHIGRLRKALNADTDYDPIRTVRSAGYSLDMQG
- the phoU gene encoding phosphate signaling complex protein PhoU — translated: MNNHIVKTYGEELDQLSAEVVLMGGLAEAQVADAVEAVARRDVALAQSVIERDRKLDELERDVERKCIRMIALRQPMAADLRKTVAAMKIATSLERTGDLAKNIAKRSLVIAEAEPMSPLTRSIERMGKLVSSRLRDVLDAYKSGKLDMAMAVWSSDTEVDEHYNALFRELLTYMMGDPRTISACTHILFMAKNLERIGDHATNMAEHIHYEITGEDYVEDRPKSSTF
- a CDS encoding cell wall metabolism sensor histidine kinase WalK, coding for MAAQPRKRIVLPLVAGLTVLIALAFLTPAAPWLIWVAVGVLTLSLYMTYGELQRQKTQDVPATPVPEPVRVQPEGPSFQEVLRAIPDPVMIVSGVEPNDIAGRWIVFANTAAVEAFGIVKEGGLLVSSLRYPEVLEAVDEALFGGIARDTVFETSGAQDKFWRAWTSPLPVAEGGMKRLSLLVIRDETDIRRIERMRADFLANASHELRTPLASLTGFIETLRGHAKDDIKARDKFLNIMASQADRMGRLIQDLLSLSRIEMNEHVPPSGEADLALCARDVMDGLSILAQEKQVSLTVKGPPPGQYFLTADRDQVLQVVQNLSDNALKYAPRGSTVELEIFNDCTLEEAFGARDPSASKLVLLRPDRRDAWYTVVRVTDRGPGIRREFLPRLAERFYRVEGQKSGDRLGTGLGLAIVKHIINRHRGALVVESVAQPSVADKDLLPYGGLDVGPTGPVETYTSFSACFPQAGRYKESPVIGFVNAR